A genome region from Chryseobacterium sp. G0186 includes the following:
- a CDS encoding PH domain-containing protein: protein MNLKQFLNEEQDPKAVESILEKINSLLTSQEFVEYIAVQKKPVMNFSPDCIALTNRRIIFCRPKTFGLSMDFQDYSWVDIADCHIKESVFGATFFMKTIRNHTNMMDYLPKNQARKLYQFAQEIEEQMRGLRREKDLETRRASAGGVTVNNATPIIAQPQQFQEQQKPLLIENEDPFALLQKLKGLMENGIISTREFEEKKNEILSRV, encoded by the coding sequence ATGAACTTAAAACAATTTTTAAACGAAGAACAAGATCCAAAAGCAGTGGAAAGTATTTTAGAAAAAATAAATAGCCTGCTAACGTCACAAGAATTTGTAGAATATATTGCAGTGCAAAAAAAACCTGTCATGAACTTTTCTCCCGATTGTATTGCACTTACCAACAGACGGATTATTTTTTGCAGACCTAAAACATTTGGTTTGTCCATGGATTTTCAGGATTATAGTTGGGTGGATATTGCAGATTGCCACATTAAGGAAAGTGTATTTGGAGCTACATTTTTCATGAAAACAATAAGGAACCACACCAATATGATGGATTACCTTCCCAAAAATCAGGCTAGAAAACTCTACCAATTTGCTCAGGAAATTGAAGAACAAATGAGAGGTCTAAGAAGAGAAAAAGATCTGGAAACCCGTAGAGCTTCTGCTGGTGGAGTTACTGTAAACAATGCTACACCAATTATTGCCCAACCTCAGCAATTTCAGGAGCAACAAAAACCACTTTTAATAGAAAACGAAGATCCCTTTGCTCTTTTACAAAAGTTAAAAGGTTTAATGGAAAATGGAATAATTTCCACCCGTGAGTTTGAAGAAAAAAAGAATGAAATTTTATCAAGAGTTTAA
- a CDS encoding TM2 domain-containing protein: MKSKFTATILALFLGGLGIHRFYLRQNVKGILYLLFFWTFVPALIAFFDFLIFMTMSEERFNYKYNLQTGF, from the coding sequence ATGAAGTCAAAATTTACAGCCACTATACTTGCTCTATTTTTAGGAGGATTGGGTATTCACAGATTTTATTTACGGCAAAATGTCAAAGGTATTTTATATCTCTTATTTTTTTGGACTTTTGTTCCGGCCTTGATTGCATTTTTTGATTTCTTAATTTTTATGACAATGTCTGAAGAACGTTTCAATTACAAATACAATCTTCAAACTGGATTTTAA